The following nucleotide sequence is from Carassius gibelio isolate Cgi1373 ecotype wild population from Czech Republic chromosome A24, carGib1.2-hapl.c, whole genome shotgun sequence.
AATCGTGTATGTGACGAATTAaattcttgaatcttgaatctaagAAGGCAATATCAAGGAACGAGCAAGTAGATAAAGCTTCTCTTTCTTAGACAGTTGCTGTCCTTTCGTCTGAGATAAAATGCCTTCTTCACCTGGAGCTATTACACAGGCAGATAAAGGGGGTTCTATGAGAATGGATGACGAACCTTTCAGTTCCTCTTCTCCATCTTGCACTGACTTTGATGTGCTCTCTATAAGTGCATCTGACTCACTTTTTCAGGATAATTTCAATGGAGTGAATGTTACTGTGCAATATTCCCCTCAGGAGAATACTGTTTTGTCAGCTGCAGGGGGTTCTAGCGGTGATTCAATTCACTCAGGactaaaaactttaaaaagaatTGTAAAAGGATTGTAAAAAGACACTACGAGACCTCCCAATTCTTTCTGGTTTCTGTTCCTGGTTAAAATTTGCACCCAAATAGCTTTCTAGGCACTGGGCCAGTGGTCTAACATTTTTCAAGTCTACACCTGCAGTAATGGAGGCAGATGTCAGTAGATCCACGGGTTTGGACTACAATGAGAAGGGGGTATACTTAGTAGTTTTTGACGCCAGCCCCAAACATTTTCAAGGATTGTCCCTACAGTAATAGGGGATCCAGTTCGTTCAGAAGCTCTCTCTCAAGAACATTGTTCACTGCAAGAGAAGGGAACCATAGAAAGCGTTCAAAGGATGGCTTTTATTCAACTTTCTTCCTCATTTCAAAGAAGGATGACGGTTTCCGTCCAGTTCTAGACTTGAGACATCCAAACGTGTTCCTGAAAGCTCTTCCCTTTCGGATGCTACATGCAGCTGATGTTCTTTGGTCAGTAAACCAGGAATATTGGTTCACAAGCATCGATtcgaaagatgcttactttcatgTTCTGATTGCTCCTCACCACAGGAAATGTCTTCGATTCAGCTTCAAGAACCAGACCTACCAATCCAGGGTCCTACCTTTCGGCCGGTCTTTGGACCCTCGAGTTTTGACAAAGTTCATGACTGCAGCTCTACGTCTGCTTATGTTTTAGAGCTAGCTTTAAAATATTGTCTGTTAATTAGTAATGTATGCGTTGGTTGCCGGATGATTCTGGTGTTGTGGTCGGATgctttctctcctgattcagaccagaccacTTTTACACCAGAGGaaacgttattatggattatggactcatgttTTAGTTAGAAacgtcttaatgctggatttgtttcagcttttatcttctccagatgttaactgatggactggagtgctgtgattattgtgatgtgttgttctcactctgacggcacccattcactgcagaacatccattaatgagctacatttctccaaatctaatgaagaaacacactcatcctaATCTCGGATGACCTAAAGATAAGGACATTTCCAGCAACATttaatttttgggtcaactattcctttaataataaatagttttaaatgtatAGTAATTCTAGCCTGAAAAATATGTTAAGAATACATCAGTAATACCACTTGTGAGTGTACAGGATGTAGTTCAGTAAGTGCCTCCCCTATACACTAGTAAACTATACATTTCAGGTTTACCAATCTGGTTTTGTAGTACTGACCTTGTCTACATTGGCTCTGGTTTTAGCAGACGTCTCCACGTAGCACACGCCCCACTGATCCGCTCTGGCTTTGGCCTCGTCGGCGTTCACCTGTCTCCTGTCCTCCAGATCCGACTTATTTCCCACCAACAGGAAGGGGACGTTCTCATCTTCCTTCACCCGCAGAATCTGCTCTCTGAGCGAGAGAGTACCATTAAGTGTTTATGTAGCACCTACAACTCAATATTTACCCAAAAGCaatgaaacaaataataatgCCTTTGCAAAAATAACGATTTTGGGGATTAAACGTTTTTGCTATTAAACATCGAATTAAAGAACCATTacaaaaaaatagattaaatGGTAGACTAGTCACTCGATGTACCACTACCATAATCGACCACTGTGGCCCAACCCTAATTCAATCAGACAAAAAAGATCTGGCCATAAACATGATCATCAATTAAAGAGCAACAGTTTAAAGTCTAAAATCAATGCAGCTGTTTTAAATAAGCTTAGATGTGTAAATCACCTGAAATCAGCAGTCGCTGCAAAAGACTCTAATTCGGTGATGGAGAAGACGCAGAGGAAGCCCTCGCCGCTGCGGAAGTAGTTATCTCTGATCGCTGCATAGTCCTCCTGACCGGCGGTGTCCAGAATATCTATCTGCACCTCCTCGCCGTCCAGAACCACCTTCTTCCTGTAGCTGTCCGCTTTCGTGGGCTCGTAGTCCTCCACAAACTGAGGGACAGAAGATGTGTCGAGTGTTTATAAGTTTTATTACgtaaagtaacatttttaaagttgttttagTTATACTTAATACTGTTCTCAAACTAACTGAGGACATGCAAACTGAGTTGTTAGAAGTCTAGCTGCTAGGGGTGGGAATCACCAGAGGCCTCACGATACGATATTATCACGATacaatattattgaaatatattgcGATATTCTGTGATTTATTGAGATATTACATTGCAACTTGAAGTTGTACAAAAAAGTTGTTCAGCCCTTTCAGAAATTGTGGCATTtgaaagtaaattactgttagatataaattaaattaaataaaacgttGTCTTTAtatctagggatgcaccgaaatgaaaattctgggccGAAGCGGAAACTTAAAATTATGGATGCACTTGGCTATG
It contains:
- the ralaa gene encoding ras-related protein Ral-A; amino-acid sequence: MATAKPKGQNSLALHKVIMVGSGGVGKSALTLQFMYDEFVEDYEPTKADSYRKKVVLDGEEVQIDILDTAGQEDYAAIRDNYFRSGEGFLCVFSITELESFAATADFREQILRVKEDENVPFLLVGNKSDLEDRRQVNADEAKARADQWGVCYVETSAKTRANVDKVFFDLMREIRARKMEDSKEKNGKKKGKSLAKRIRERCCIL